A genome region from Bufo gargarizans isolate SCDJY-AF-19 chromosome 2, ASM1485885v1, whole genome shotgun sequence includes the following:
- the HMG20A gene encoding high mobility group protein 20A isoform X2 has protein sequence MEGAASAVPPSSVEIEEARENVDPPFSEILSGDSSKSHGGLHGPTSQKEVQDNQTQRVEQQLLDSGELPVEEQPRPRRGGWTKGRKRKRSPRDNNAPKAPLTGYVRFMNERREQLRTERPDVPFPEITRIVGSEWSKLPAEEKQKDVVLKERPMFEIPIFTEEFLNHSKAREAELRQLRKSNMEFEERNAALQKHVESMRSAVQRLEAEFNQEQGRNTLLQQHLQNVRQTLTHYLRTVPIPGTNETPTQETIDSYMSRLQSAMLTHPKESEALISGVREVLSQLEG, from the exons ATGGAAGGCGCTGCTTCCGCTGTTCCACCATCCAGTGTGGAGATTGAGGAAGCCAGAGAAAATGTAGACCCGCCATTCTCAGA GATCCTAAGTGGAGATTCCTCAAAAAGTCATGGAGGACTTCATGGTCCTACCTCTCAAAAAGAAGTGCAAGATAACCAGACTCAGCGTGTGGAGCAGCAATTGTTAGACAGTGGGGAACTTCCAGTTGAAGAG CAACCAAGACCTCGGCGTGGAGGGTGGACTAAAGGACGCAAGAGGAAAAGAAGCCCACGTGATAACAATGCTCCTAAAGCTCCACTGACGGGATATGTACGCTTCATGAATGAAAGAAGGGAACAGCTAAGAACGGAGCGTCCAGACGTCCCATTTCCAGAAATTACCAGGATTGTTGGTAGTGAATGGAGCAAGTTGCCTGCTGAAGAGAAACAG AAAGACGTGGTTCTGAAGGAAAGGCCAATGTTTGAAATTCCAATCTTCACTGAGGAATTCCTGAATCACAGCAAAG CGCGAGAAGCAGAGCTAAGACAGCTCCGAAAATCAAACATGGAGTTTGAGGAACGAAATGCCGCATTACAGAAACATGTGGAAAGCATGAGATCTGCCGTTCAGAGACTAGAGGCCGAGTTCAACCAAGAACAGGGGAGAAACACTCTGCTGCAGCAACACCTACAAAATGTCCGCCAGACACTTACACATTACTTACGGACTGTCCCTATTCCAG GTACTAATGAGACCCCAACCCAGGAGACTATTGACTCTTACATGAGCCGCCTGCAAAGTGCTATGCTTACGCATCCCAAGGAAAGCGAGGCGCTAATCTCTGGCGTCCGAGAAGTGTTAAGTCAGCTGGAAGGTTGA
- the HMG20A gene encoding high mobility group protein 20A isoform X1 → MEGAASAVPPSSVEIEEARENVDPPFSEILSGDSSKSHGGLHGPTSQKEVQDNQTQRVEQQLLDSGELPVEEQPRPRRGGWTKGRKRKRSPRDNNAPKAPLTGYVRFMNERREQLRTERPDVPFPEITRIVGSEWSKLPAEEKQRYLDEAERDKERYTKELQQYQKTEAYRSYSRKAQSRQKGRQQRQEGSRTISSDPEKDVVLKERPMFEIPIFTEEFLNHSKAREAELRQLRKSNMEFEERNAALQKHVESMRSAVQRLEAEFNQEQGRNTLLQQHLQNVRQTLTHYLRTVPIPGTNETPTQETIDSYMSRLQSAMLTHPKESEALISGVREVLSQLEG, encoded by the exons ATGGAAGGCGCTGCTTCCGCTGTTCCACCATCCAGTGTGGAGATTGAGGAAGCCAGAGAAAATGTAGACCCGCCATTCTCAGA GATCCTAAGTGGAGATTCCTCAAAAAGTCATGGAGGACTTCATGGTCCTACCTCTCAAAAAGAAGTGCAAGATAACCAGACTCAGCGTGTGGAGCAGCAATTGTTAGACAGTGGGGAACTTCCAGTTGAAGAG CAACCAAGACCTCGGCGTGGAGGGTGGACTAAAGGACGCAAGAGGAAAAGAAGCCCACGTGATAACAATGCTCCTAAAGCTCCACTGACGGGATATGTACGCTTCATGAATGAAAGAAGGGAACAGCTAAGAACGGAGCGTCCAGACGTCCCATTTCCAGAAATTACCAGGATTGTTGGTAGTGAATGGAGCAAGTTGCCTGCTGAAGAGAAACAG CGTTACCTGGATGAAGCGGAAAGAGACAAGGAACGGTATACAAAGGAACTGCAGCAGTATCAGAAAACAGAGGCCTACCGATCTTACAGCCGCAAGGCACAGAGTCGTCAGAAGGGGAGGCAGCAGAGGCAGG AAGGATCCCGTACAATCTCCAGTGACCCTGAG AAAGACGTGGTTCTGAAGGAAAGGCCAATGTTTGAAATTCCAATCTTCACTGAGGAATTCCTGAATCACAGCAAAG CGCGAGAAGCAGAGCTAAGACAGCTCCGAAAATCAAACATGGAGTTTGAGGAACGAAATGCCGCATTACAGAAACATGTGGAAAGCATGAGATCTGCCGTTCAGAGACTAGAGGCCGAGTTCAACCAAGAACAGGGGAGAAACACTCTGCTGCAGCAACACCTACAAAATGTCCGCCAGACACTTACACATTACTTACGGACTGTCCCTATTCCAG GTACTAATGAGACCCCAACCCAGGAGACTATTGACTCTTACATGAGCCGCCTGCAAAGTGCTATGCTTACGCATCCCAAGGAAAGCGAGGCGCTAATCTCTGGCGTCCGAGAAGTGTTAAGTCAGCTGGAAGGTTGA